Proteins encoded by one window of Taeniopygia guttata chromosome 1A, bTaeGut7.mat, whole genome shotgun sequence:
- the NOPCHAP1 gene encoding NOP protein chaperone 1, giving the protein MAGPGGAAAPAARELLDLRPRPGLEDILLINSKCSSKKATTLQTIKVPRSNVLDRVRSFLPQMAQANDELKRKMVTAPAHEFDIEHLDSETEKVIEMNVAVVELSDSDTDEELLTSEDDSESDEDDSVTDEVTVDNIKFPKQKGEKGKIEILDSKANE; this is encoded by the exons ATggcggggcccggcggcgcggcggccccggcggcccGGGAGCTGCTGGACCTGCGGCCCCGGCCAG GGCTGGAAGACATTTTGCTGATTAATTCAAAATGTAGCAGCAAGAAGGCCACAACTTTACAGACTATTAAGGTGCCAAGGAGCAATG ttttggaCCGAGTGCGGAGCTTTTTACCACAGATGGCCCAGGCAAATGATgagctcaaaagaaaaatggtaaCAGCACCTGCTCACGAGTTTGATATTGAACATCTAGacagtgaaacagaaaaagtTATAGAAATG aatGTGGCTGTAGTTGAACTGAGTGATTCTGACACAGATGAAGAGTTGCTGACTTCAGAAGATGACTCAGAATCTGATGAAGATGACTCTGTAACTGATGAAGTGACAGTAGACAACATTAAGTTTCCTAaacaaaagggagaaaagggcaAAATAGAAATTTTGGACAGCAAAGCAAATGAGtaa